From the genome of Streptomyces sp. NBC_01304:
CCCTTCCGGGCGTCGCTGCTCGGGTACTCGCGGTACACCGTTCATCGCTGTCCCCCTGGCGACGTACGTGATGAAGTACGTGTACGGGTTGAACTGACGGCAATTGCCCGTAAATGCACGTCACGCTCTGCCTTCGTGCCGTGCGCGCACGGAATTGCCCCCGCCAGTTTGCCTTGTCCGTGCCGGATGCGTCAGCTCCGGGAGATACCTCTCACAGGGTCCACCCAAGGGCAAGCCGTCGGTGGTGGCTGAAGGGCGCCCTCGGTCGCCTCGGGCGACCATTCGCCGCAGGAGCTCCCGACCGACTAGCTGACGGATCGTCAGATGCGAGCTACCGTGAGGACCATGGAGACGACGGACAGCTTCCCGAAGATCATCTCGGTGGACGACCACACGGTTGAGCCCCCCAACGTCTGGCGGGACCGGCTCCCGTCGAAGTACCACGACATCGGCCCGCGGATCGTCCGCGCGCCCCTGAAGGAAATGACCTTCATGGGCGGCAAGTTCGCCCCGGTCATGGGGCAGCAGGGCGACGACGGGCCGATAGGCGACTGGTGGGTGTACGAGGACCTGCACCGCCCCCTGACCAGGCTCGACACGGCGGTCGGCTACGACCGTGACGAGATCAAGCTCGAGGTCATCACGTACGAGCAGATGCGCCCGGGGTCGTTCAGCGTGCCCGAGCGGCTCGCCGACATGGACGTCAACCATGTCCAGTCGGCCGTCTGCTTCCCGACCTTCCCGCGCTTTTGCGGGCAGACCTTCACCGAGGCGAAGGATCATGAACTCGGGCTGCTCGGCGTACGCGCGTACAACGACTGGATGGTGGAGGACTGGTGCGGGCCGGATGCCCAGGGGCGGTTGATCCCGCTCACCCTCATTCCGCTCTGGGACGCGCGGCTCGCTGCCGAGGAGGTGCGCAGGAACGCGGCCCGCGGGGTGCGTGCGGTCGCCTTCTCGGAGATACCGCCGCATCTCGGGCTTCCCTCCATCCACACCGATGAGTGGGACCCGTTCCTGGAGGCGTGCAACGAGACCGGCACGGTCATCGCCATGCACATCGGGTCCAGCAGCAAGATGCCGTCCACCTCGGCCGATGCGCCGCCGGCGGTCGGTTCGACCATCACCTTCGCCAACTGCTGCTTCTCGATGGTCGACTGGCTGATGAGCGGCAAGTTCGAGCGCTTCCCGAACCTCAAGATCATGTACGCCGAGGGCCAGATCGGCTGGATCCCGTACATCCTCGAACGCGCCGACGTGGTCTGGGAGGAGAACCGGGCCTGGGGCGGCGTGGCGGACAAGGTGCACCGGCCGCCGTCCGAGCTGTTCGCCGAGCACGTCTACGGCTGCTTCTTCGACGACGCCTTCGGGCTGAAGAACCTCGACGACATCGGGGTGGGGAATGTCCTGTACGAGACCGACTACCCGCACTCCGACTCGACTTGGCCCAAGTCGAAGGAGGTCGGGGAGTCCCAGATGGGGCACCTGGACGCCGACGTGGTCGACCGCATCGTGCGCCGAAACGCGATCGACCTCCTGGGCCTGACGAACGACGGACTCTGGGGCCCGTCGGCGCCGCGCGCCTGAAAGCGCTTTTGCGGAGCCTGAGTTCGATGTCGTCGAACTCGGGCTCCGCAGACTTTTGGGTTCCGCTTCGGTGAGCCCGGGGCAGGGTTCAGAGTTCCGGGATCGGAGTTCGGGGCTCAGGGGACCGGCCAGAGGAGGGCGGTCTCGTCGGAGGAGGAATAGGCGCTGAAGCCTGCGGCCACCGTCTTGCCGTCCGGGCTGAATGCCACCGATTCCACGGCGTCGGGGCAGGTGAAGGTGGCGGTGGTCTTTCCGGTGGCGGTGTCCCACAGCCGGACGGTCTCGTCTCCGCTGCCGCTGGCCAGAAGGCCGGCGCTCGGGTGGAAGGCCAGGGTGCTGACCTCTTGCTTGTGACCCTTGAGCATGGTGACCAGCCGCTGGCTGGACGCGTTCCAGAGCTTGATGGACCCGTCCATCTCCGAGATGGCCAGAAGCTGGCCGTCCGGGCTGAACGTCGCGGTCTCCCGGTTGGTCTGCTCTTCGTCGATGGTCACCACGCGGCGCAGGGACGGAAGCTCCCACAGCGCCAAGGGGCGTGCGGTGACCAGCTGCTTGCCGTCCGGGGTGAAGGCCAACGGCCCGGAGTGCCCGCCCTTGCGCATGTCGAGTCGTCGGCCGGACGGGATGTCCCACAGGTACAGGTCTTCGGGCAGGGCCCCGGCCAGGGTCTTGCCGTCCGGGCTCACGGCGAGGGCCTGCACGAAGTTGTCCTGGAGCTTGCCCTTCGGAGGGCCGTCCAGGGTCTTCGCCACACGGCCGGAGACCACGTCCCACAGCACGACCTTGTGCTCCTCCGCCCTGATCAGAAGCTTGAAGTCCGGGCTGAAGAGGTTGGCTTGGAGGTACTTCTCCCCGCTGATGCGCGTGCTGGTGCCGCGTTTGGAGGGGATGTCCCAGCGCCAGATGGAGTCGTAGCCGGCACCGAGCAGCGTCTTGTTGTCCTTCCCGAAGCTGATGTGGCGCAGGCCCTTGGGCCCTTTGAGCGCGATGCCGTCCGACTGGGAGCTTCCTGAAGAGCCCGTTCCCGCCGAAGAGCCGGAGCCGGAGCCGGAGGAGGGATTGCCGGAGCCCTTGTCCTTCTCTCGCAGGAGAAGCGGAACCCCGACAGCCGTGGCCGCGGTCGCGGCGGCCGCGAGCCCGCCGAACACGAGCGTGCGCCGGGACATCCCACGGCTGGGCGCGCCGAGGGTGCCGGGCGGGGTGCCGGGCGTGGCCGGGGTCGGCCCCGCAGGCGGGTGGGCGGGGGCGTACGCGGGTGGATAGGGGGTGGTCGGCGACGCGGGCCGGGATGCTGCCGGGCCACCCCGGAGCAGCGTCTGCTCCGGGCCGGACGGGGCGGGTGGGGCGGACGGGCCGCCCGGGGACCCTGCCTGGTCGGGCTCGGGCTCCCGCGCTGGGCCGCCCACGGCCAGGGTCGGCGTGTCAGCGGCGGCGAGCGGCTGCGCTTGCTGCGGACCGGCCGGACCGGTGGGCGCGGCCGGCAACCCCGCGAACCTGGCCGGGAGTTCGGCGACGGACGGCCGTGCGGCGGGATCCTTGGTCAGGCATGCGGTCAGCAGGGCGTGCAGATCGCCGTCGAGCCCGTCGAGCGCGGGCGGCTCGTCCAGGATGCGCTGGACGACCTCCACCAGGGACGGCGCGTCGAACGGGCCCCGGCCTGTGGCGGCGAAGGCCAGGACCGAGCCGAGGGAGAACACGTCGCCCGCCGGACCGGCCCGGTCCGCGCGGATCTGCTCCGGCGCCATGTACGCGTAGGTCCCGACGATCGTGCCGGTCGCGGTGAGCGAGCTGGCGTCCACGGCACGGGCGATGCC
Proteins encoded in this window:
- a CDS encoding WD40 repeat domain-containing serine/threonine protein kinase — translated: MDALKPDDPQWVGPYRLDGRLGAGGMGQVFLGTSPGGRKVAVKVIQPELAATPQFRSRFAREVEAARRVGGFHTAQVVDADPLAESPWLVTAFIPGPTLHAAIHTDGPLAPDAVLRLGAGLAEGLAAIHNCGLVHRDLKPGNVILAEDGPRIIDFGIARAVDASSLTATGTIVGTYAYMAPEQIRADRAGPAGDVFSLGSVLAFAATGRGPFDAPSLVEVVQRILDEPPALDGLDGDLHALLTACLTKDPAARPSVAELPARFAGLPAAPTGPAGPQQAQPLAAADTPTLAVGGPAREPEPDQAGSPGGPSAPPAPSGPEQTLLRGGPAASRPASPTTPYPPAYAPAHPPAGPTPATPGTPPGTLGAPSRGMSRRTLVFGGLAAAATAATAVGVPLLLREKDKGSGNPSSGSGSGSSAGTGSSGSSQSDGIALKGPKGLRHISFGKDNKTLLGAGYDSIWRWDIPSKRGTSTRISGEKYLQANLFSPDFKLLIRAEEHKVVLWDVVSGRVAKTLDGPPKGKLQDNFVQALAVSPDGKTLAGALPEDLYLWDIPSGRRLDMRKGGHSGPLAFTPDGKQLVTARPLALWELPSLRRVVTIDEEQTNRETATFSPDGQLLAISEMDGSIKLWNASSQRLVTMLKGHKQEVSTLAFHPSAGLLASGSGDETVRLWDTATGKTTATFTCPDAVESVAFSPDGKTVAAGFSAYSSSDETALLWPVP
- a CDS encoding amidohydrolase family protein, producing METTDSFPKIISVDDHTVEPPNVWRDRLPSKYHDIGPRIVRAPLKEMTFMGGKFAPVMGQQGDDGPIGDWWVYEDLHRPLTRLDTAVGYDRDEIKLEVITYEQMRPGSFSVPERLADMDVNHVQSAVCFPTFPRFCGQTFTEAKDHELGLLGVRAYNDWMVEDWCGPDAQGRLIPLTLIPLWDARLAAEEVRRNAARGVRAVAFSEIPPHLGLPSIHTDEWDPFLEACNETGTVIAMHIGSSSKMPSTSADAPPAVGSTITFANCCFSMVDWLMSGKFERFPNLKIMYAEGQIGWIPYILERADVVWEENRAWGGVADKVHRPPSELFAEHVYGCFFDDAFGLKNLDDIGVGNVLYETDYPHSDSTWPKSKEVGESQMGHLDADVVDRIVRRNAIDLLGLTNDGLWGPSAPRA